The Halorientalis sp. IM1011 genome window below encodes:
- a CDS encoding pyridoxamine 5'-phosphate oxidase family protein, with translation MTIDELGAYGLEQLTDDEIEAFLGNRRMGVLGLPTGNGPYMLPLSFGFDGSSQLYFTYVRSGESRKERLSERAEHASFLAYSAESPYNWESVFLTGRLDEVPESEWDDIHDLLADAWRPGVIEEAAASADIAVYRFLIEERSGVKHTGLPPGFD, from the coding sequence ATGACCATCGACGAACTCGGGGCATACGGGCTCGAACAGTTGACCGACGACGAGATCGAGGCCTTCCTCGGAAACCGGCGGATGGGGGTGCTGGGACTTCCCACCGGGAACGGGCCGTACATGCTCCCGCTCTCGTTCGGTTTCGACGGGTCCTCGCAGCTGTATTTCACGTACGTTCGCAGCGGCGAGAGTCGGAAGGAGCGGTTGAGCGAGCGGGCCGAGCACGCCAGCTTTCTCGCCTACAGCGCCGAATCGCCGTACAACTGGGAGAGCGTCTTCCTGACGGGGCGACTTGACGAGGTGCCCGAGTCCGAGTGGGACGACATCCACGACCTGCTGGCCGATGCGTGGCGGCCGGGGGTAATCGAGGAGGCCGCGGCCAGCGCCGACATCGCGGTCTACCGGTTCCTGATCGAGGAGCGAAGTGGCGTCAAACACACTGGTTTGCCTCCCGGGTTCGACTGA
- a CDS encoding inorganic phosphate transporter: MVELVFWGLVAFATLTGLVTAWTLGANSNSPPFAPAIGANAISTMRAAFLIGILAFLGALTQGGSISETVGAGLIDGVAFTSLAATAGLLTAAGFMAFGIYSGYPVPAAFATTGAMVGVGLSLGGAPAYDTYQRIGLFWALVPPVSGGLAYLTATILRRDDIPETVGVPLLAAVVGGIVAHVQLSIIPSPTGQPQGSIAGYAAGTAARTGVAGAELAATAVVTLLLAAGGFQLIRRETLESVDRGVKVFLVALGSLVAFSSGGSQVGLATGPLENLYQVELGLPGIALLSVGAVGILGGAWMGAPRLLQATSREYAQLGVRRSIAALVPGFVIAQSAIALGIPISFNNIIISGVIGGGLAGGSAGVSRRKIGVTLTFWVLTLVTSVGIGFGLYRVLAVVLG; the protein is encoded by the coding sequence GTGGTCGAACTCGTCTTCTGGGGACTGGTCGCGTTCGCGACGCTGACGGGGCTCGTGACGGCCTGGACGCTCGGGGCCAACAGTAACTCCCCGCCCTTCGCGCCCGCGATCGGTGCCAACGCCATCTCGACGATGCGGGCGGCCTTCCTGATCGGCATCCTCGCCTTCCTCGGCGCGCTCACGCAGGGCGGGAGCATCTCCGAGACGGTCGGTGCGGGGCTGATCGACGGCGTCGCGTTCACATCGCTGGCGGCGACCGCTGGCCTGCTGACCGCCGCGGGGTTCATGGCGTTCGGGATCTACTCGGGCTATCCGGTGCCTGCTGCGTTCGCGACGACGGGTGCGATGGTCGGCGTCGGACTCTCGCTGGGCGGTGCACCCGCCTACGACACTTACCAGCGGATCGGGCTGTTCTGGGCGCTCGTCCCGCCCGTCTCGGGTGGCCTGGCCTACCTCACCGCGACGATCCTCAGGCGCGACGATATTCCCGAGACGGTCGGCGTGCCACTGCTCGCCGCGGTTGTCGGTGGCATCGTCGCGCACGTCCAGCTGAGCATCATCCCGTCGCCGACCGGCCAGCCCCAGGGATCGATCGCCGGCTACGCCGCCGGGACCGCTGCCCGGACCGGTGTGGCGGGGGCCGAACTCGCCGCCACCGCGGTCGTGACCCTCCTGCTCGCGGCCGGGGGCTTCCAGCTGATCCGCCGGGAGACGCTCGAGTCGGTGGACCGCGGAGTGAAAGTGTTCCTCGTCGCGCTGGGCAGTCTCGTGGCCTTCTCCAGCGGGGGAAGTCAGGTCGGACTGGCGACCGGCCCGCTCGAAAACCTCTACCAGGTCGAACTCGGACTGCCGGGGATCGCGTTGCTGTCGGTCGGCGCGGTCGGCATCCTCGGCGGGGCGTGGATGGGCGCACCGCGGTTGCTGCAGGCTACCTCCCGGGAGTACGCGCAACTCGGCGTCCGCCGGTCCATCGCCGCGCTGGTTCCGGGGTTCGTCATCGCCCAGTCGGCCATCGCGCTCGGCATCCCCATCTCGTTCAACAACATCATCATCTCGGGGGTGATCGGGGGCGGCCTCGCGGGCGGTTCCGCCGGCGTCTCCCGCCGGAAGATCGGCGTGACGCTGACGTTCTGGGTCCTGACGCTCGTCACGTCCGTCGGTATCGGGTTCGGGCTCTATCGGGTGCTGGCGGTCGTGCTCGGGTAG
- a CDS encoding universal stress protein, with protein sequence MTSHVLVPLDGSPLADDALVHALDTFDCPVTVLNVVTPLDTSMSEGGVLEPGADRQETARDRAENLIDRARRRADEAERDLDTAVETGDPAETILAYVDEYDVDHVVMGGHGGEKRGLADRLLGTVATTVVGEAPVTVTVVR encoded by the coding sequence ATGACCTCGCACGTGCTGGTACCGCTCGACGGGTCACCGCTGGCCGACGACGCACTGGTCCACGCGCTCGATACCTTCGACTGTCCGGTGACGGTGCTAAACGTCGTCACACCGCTCGACACGTCCATGAGCGAGGGTGGCGTCCTCGAACCGGGAGCGGACCGCCAGGAAACGGCCCGCGACCGCGCCGAGAATCTGATCGACCGGGCGCGTCGACGAGCCGACGAGGCCGAACGCGACCTCGACACCGCCGTCGAAACCGGTGATCCGGCCGAGACCATCCTCGCGTACGTGGACGAATACGACGTGGACCACGTCGTCATGGGCGGCCACGGCGGCGAGAAACGCGGTCTCGCCGACCGCCTGCTCGGGACGGTGGCGACGACCGTGGTCGGCGAAGCCCCCGTCACGGTGACGGTCGTTCGCTGA
- a CDS encoding J domain-containing protein encodes MAETFYSVLGVESDADTEAIRDAYRAQVKETHPDVSDDDDAADSFKRLTAARDVLVDEMRRRRYDRVGHTAYVRDHLDNPAWSADVSDSDDRSTGSESGGFADDTGTSDSGGSAGRTRSSGRSPGDDSNAENYQRYRSSHADTGTSGRDGTGRTGRRRRTERTGRTTGPDASSTDTGGTSAGGTDTGGTDTDEYGRWSTDRGQDWAFSGSSTSTATGGHRADPRDRARADGWQAAHASTSAYTPSGYEPTATAADDVSVGTLRDALRQVGPWLAFHFVFLISAFVTVWLIMTWIPSVPMLFVSLLLLGATVFFSVLHMVSQVYS; translated from the coding sequence ATGGCGGAGACGTTCTACAGCGTCCTCGGCGTCGAGTCCGATGCCGACACCGAGGCGATACGGGACGCCTACCGGGCCCAGGTCAAGGAGACCCACCCGGACGTGAGTGACGACGACGACGCCGCCGACTCCTTCAAGCGTCTCACGGCCGCCCGTGACGTGCTGGTGGACGAGATGCGCCGACGCCGGTACGACCGCGTCGGCCACACCGCCTACGTCCGCGACCACCTCGACAACCCCGCCTGGTCCGCCGACGTGTCGGATTCCGACGACCGTTCGACCGGATCGGAATCGGGTGGATTCGCAGATGATACGGGAACCAGCGATAGCGGCGGATCGGCCGGCCGGACGCGCTCGTCGGGACGCAGTCCCGGTGACGACTCGAACGCGGAAAATTACCAGCGCTACCGGTCCAGCCACGCCGACACCGGTACGAGCGGACGCGACGGGACGGGTCGGACGGGGCGACGGCGACGAACGGAGCGAACCGGTCGAACCACCGGACCCGACGCCAGTAGCACCGACACCGGCGGAACGAGTGCCGGCGGAACCGACACCGGCGGAACCGACACGGACGAGTACGGTAGGTGGTCGACGGACAGGGGACAGGACTGGGCGTTCTCGGGGTCGTCGACATCGACGGCGACCGGTGGACACCGTGCGGACCCACGCGATCGGGCGCGGGCCGACGGCTGGCAGGCAGCACACGCGTCGACCAGCGCCTACACTCCCTCTGGATACGAACCGACCGCGACGGCGGCCGACGACGTGAGTGTCGGGACCCTGCGCGACGCGCTCCGACAGGTTGGTCCCTGGCTGGCCTTTCACTTCGTATTCCTGATCAGCGCCTTCGTCACCGTCTGGCTGATCATGACCTGGATCCCCTCCGTCCCCATGCTGTTCGTCTCGCTCCTGTTGCTCGGGGCGACCGTCTTCTTCTCGGTCCTCCACATGGTCTCGCAGGTGTACTCCTAG
- a CDS encoding alpha/beta hydrolase, which translates to MGRGDESTRVTRRTYLHTVGTGAAAAVGLGTAATGTAGAFEDSYAGRILTRNHFIAQLFLGVDLTKGNTRTNYGTSGTIPGLTDDASPSELVVFVHRYDKGLTGALESLRGFNDAVRSAGYDEALIGLDWDADEGRWNQTVEIADRNADKLGTFVRDYQDENPDTDVRLVAHGGGAKTVAECLEFFMDRGYDTSVTSVDFLGGAIDNDSVATDGQYGQAIAEHCDTCRNYYKTDDEFLGWTYTLKEWDRAVGDTGAEGETPDNYEEYDVTDDVSDHDSFPLPDDGCVSAVVDNWS; encoded by the coding sequence ATGGGACGTGGGGACGAATCGACACGAGTCACGAGACGGACGTATCTGCACACAGTTGGAACCGGGGCGGCTGCCGCGGTCGGGTTGGGGACGGCGGCGACCGGGACGGCGGGGGCGTTCGAGGATTCCTACGCCGGCCGGATACTCACGCGAAATCACTTCATAGCGCAGTTGTTCCTCGGTGTCGACCTGACGAAGGGGAACACGCGGACGAACTACGGGACCAGCGGGACGATTCCGGGGCTCACCGACGACGCCTCGCCGTCCGAACTGGTCGTGTTCGTCCACCGGTACGACAAGGGACTCACGGGCGCACTGGAATCGCTCCGGGGCTTCAACGACGCCGTCCGTTCGGCAGGGTACGACGAAGCGCTGATCGGGCTGGACTGGGACGCAGACGAGGGTCGCTGGAACCAGACCGTCGAGATCGCGGACCGAAACGCCGACAAACTCGGGACGTTCGTCCGTGACTACCAGGACGAAAATCCGGACACGGACGTGCGGCTGGTGGCACACGGCGGCGGGGCCAAAACCGTCGCGGAGTGTCTGGAGTTCTTCATGGATCGGGGGTACGACACCTCGGTCACGTCCGTCGACTTCCTCGGCGGCGCGATCGACAACGACTCGGTCGCGACCGACGGGCAGTACGGGCAGGCCATCGCCGAGCACTGCGACACCTGTCGCAACTACTACAAGACCGACGACGAGTTCCTCGGGTGGACTTACACCCTGAAAGAGTGGGACAGGGCTGTCGGCGACACCGGTGCGGAGGGCGAGACCCCCGACAACTACGAGGAGTACGACGTGACCGACGACGTGAGCGACCACGACAGTTTCCCGCTGCCCGACGACGGGTGCGTGTCGGCCGTAGTCGACAACTGGAGCTAG
- a CDS encoding DUF3784 domain-containing protein, which translates to MFGLPSIAIEYLGAGALVIALGYLIRYREWTFLIAGYDDTSPVPSDVAANIVGNTVLRIGIAALVVGLTFAVTDPPAILSGIFAAVVVLAVARLLYRLNTYSPDGADTPA; encoded by the coding sequence ATGTTCGGACTGCCCTCCATCGCGATCGAGTACCTCGGTGCCGGTGCGCTCGTGATCGCGCTCGGCTACCTGATCAGGTACCGCGAGTGGACATTTCTCATCGCCGGCTACGACGATACCTCGCCGGTGCCCTCGGACGTGGCCGCGAACATCGTCGGCAACACCGTCCTCCGTATCGGGATCGCGGCGCTGGTAGTCGGACTCACGTTCGCCGTCACCGACCCGCCGGCCATCCTGTCGGGGATCTTCGCTGCCGTCGTCGTGCTGGCGGTCGCCCGCCTGCTCTACCGACTGAACACGTACAGCCCCGACGGCGCCGACACGCCCGCCTGA
- the hisD gene encoding histidinol dehydrogenase yields MNVREISELRPDERAAIFERDAGINEIRDDVREIVDRVSEEGDVAIREFSEEFDDVSVGNLDVTDAAERAVEEIDDEIREAIETAAENIRAFHERQVPDDWREDFDGRELGRLFTPVERAGVYVPGGTAAYPSSALMGVIPAKVAGVDHVAVATPPAEELNPVTLAAIGIAGADAVYQVGGAQGIAALAYGTETVDRVQTVVGPGNRWVTAAKAEVRGDVEIDFLAGPSEIAVLADETADPELVAADLVAQAEHDTHASVVAVTDDPDTAEAVAEAVAEQVPGREREETIRGALDNDESGVFLARSMSEAVLFVEEYAAEHLAIVADEDEALLDRIDSAGSVFLGPYSPVAAGDYASGPNHVLPTGGGARRYGGLSVDTFLRSTTVQRLDETSLDSLSETITTLAEAEGLEAHAESVRKRFEE; encoded by the coding sequence ATGAACGTCCGGGAGATTTCGGAACTGCGGCCCGACGAGCGGGCGGCGATCTTCGAGCGCGACGCCGGTATTAACGAGATCCGCGACGACGTGCGAGAGATCGTCGACCGCGTCAGCGAGGAGGGTGACGTGGCGATTCGGGAGTTCTCCGAGGAGTTCGACGACGTCTCGGTGGGCAACCTCGACGTGACCGACGCCGCCGAACGCGCCGTCGAGGAGATCGACGACGAGATTCGCGAGGCCATCGAGACGGCCGCCGAGAATATCCGTGCGTTCCACGAACGACAGGTCCCCGACGACTGGCGCGAGGACTTCGACGGCCGGGAACTGGGTCGTCTGTTCACGCCAGTCGAGCGCGCGGGCGTCTACGTCCCCGGCGGCACCGCCGCCTACCCCTCCAGCGCGCTGATGGGCGTCATCCCCGCGAAGGTTGCAGGTGTCGACCACGTCGCCGTCGCGACCCCGCCCGCAGAGGAACTCAACCCCGTCACGCTCGCGGCCATCGGGATCGCTGGCGCGGACGCGGTGTATCAGGTGGGCGGCGCGCAAGGGATCGCCGCGCTGGCCTACGGGACCGAGACAGTCGACCGCGTCCAGACCGTCGTCGGGCCGGGCAACCGGTGGGTGACGGCCGCCAAGGCCGAGGTCCGTGGCGACGTGGAGATCGACTTCCTCGCCGGTCCGAGTGAAATCGCCGTGCTGGCCGACGAGACGGCCGATCCCGAACTGGTGGCCGCGGACCTCGTGGCCCAGGCCGAACACGACACCCACGCCTCCGTCGTCGCGGTCACGGACGACCCCGACACGGCCGAGGCGGTCGCCGAGGCCGTCGCGGAACAGGTCCCCGGTCGCGAGCGCGAGGAGACGATCCGGGGCGCGCTCGACAACGACGAGAGCGGCGTGTTCCTCGCGCGGTCGATGAGCGAGGCGGTGCTGTTCGTCGAGGAGTACGCCGCCGAACACCTGGCTATCGTCGCCGACGAGGACGAGGCCCTGCTCGACCGCATCGACAGCGCCGGCAGCGTCTTTCTCGGCCCCTATTCCCCGGTCGCGGCCGGGGACTACGCCAGCGGCCCGAATCACGTCCTCCCGACCGGGGGCGGTGCGCGTCGCTACGGTGGGCTCTCGGTCGACACGTTCCTGCGGTCGACGACCGTCCAGCGACTCGACGAGACGTCACTCGACAGTCTCTCGGAGACGATCACGACGTTGGCGGAGGCCGAGGGGCTGGAAGCACACGCCGAAAGCGTCAGGAAACGGTTCGAGGAATAG